In Anaerobacillus isosaccharinicus, one genomic interval encodes:
- a CDS encoding THUMP domain-containing class I SAM-dependent RNA methyltransferase: MGNIKLIATASMGLEAIVAREVKDLGYENVQVENGKVIIEADEKAITRLNLWLRSADRVKLVVGEFKATTFDELFEKTKALPWAQWIPENGEFPVIGKSVKSTLFSVSDCQAIVKKAVVESLKKTYQRAWFDEDGPFFRIEVALLKDIVTLTIDTSGAGLHKRGYRYLHSEAPLKETMAAAMLMLTNWHPDRPFWDPFCGSGTLSIEAAMIGQNIAPGFNRDFASQDWEWVGQNNWDLAMEEAEDLANYDQPLQIIGTDIDHKMIDLSINNAREAGFGDMLQFKQMQVKDISTKLEYGVIVGNPPYGERIGELDEVEHMYKEMGRAFAKLDTWSVYMLTSHEGFEELYGKKASKKRKLYNGNIKTDFYQFFGPRPPRA; this comes from the coding sequence ATGGGAAACATAAAATTAATTGCAACTGCATCTATGGGGCTAGAAGCAATAGTCGCCAGAGAAGTCAAAGATCTAGGATATGAAAACGTACAAGTAGAAAATGGTAAAGTAATTATTGAAGCCGATGAAAAGGCCATTACTAGACTAAATTTATGGCTTAGGTCAGCTGATCGAGTGAAATTAGTCGTTGGAGAGTTTAAAGCAACAACCTTCGATGAATTATTTGAAAAAACGAAGGCACTTCCATGGGCACAATGGATTCCTGAAAATGGTGAATTCCCTGTCATTGGAAAATCAGTGAAGTCTACATTATTTAGCGTTTCTGACTGCCAAGCTATTGTGAAAAAAGCAGTAGTCGAAAGTTTGAAAAAAACATATCAACGGGCCTGGTTCGATGAAGATGGACCTTTTTTTCGGATTGAGGTTGCTCTATTAAAAGATATCGTAACTTTAACAATTGATACGAGCGGAGCTGGTTTACATAAACGTGGTTATCGCTATCTTCATAGTGAAGCACCACTAAAAGAAACAATGGCAGCTGCGATGCTTATGCTGACAAATTGGCATCCAGATCGTCCATTTTGGGATCCATTTTGCGGTTCAGGGACATTATCAATTGAAGCAGCAATGATCGGGCAAAACATTGCTCCAGGCTTCAACCGTGACTTTGCTTCACAGGATTGGGAGTGGGTTGGACAAAATAATTGGGATTTAGCAATGGAAGAAGCTGAAGACCTTGCCAATTACGATCAACCGCTTCAAATTATCGGTACGGATATTGATCATAAGATGATCGACCTTTCGATTAACAATGCGAGAGAAGCAGGCTTTGGCGACATGCTTCAATTCAAACAAATGCAAGTGAAAGATATTTCAACTAAGTTAGAGTACGGAGTAATAGTCGGAAATCCTCCATACGGAGAACGTATCGGAGAATTAGACGAAGTTGAACATATGTATAAAGAAATGGGACGAGCTTTTGCTAAGCTTGATACGTGGTCAGTTTACATGTTAACTTCCCACGAAGGTTTTGAAGAATTGTATGGAAAAAAGGCATCAAAGAAACGTAAACTTTATAACGGAAATATTAAAACAGATTTTTATCAATTCTTCGGACCAAGACCGCCGAGAGCTTAG
- a CDS encoding M3 family oligoendopeptidase, which translates to MTEKQKLSQVWDLDSIFPGGSDSTEFQAFIDTLENDLKQLHDNIGGQEASVQAVTSWILNVQELAKSIRQAGAFLSCLNAQNVKDAKARQLLGTISQTGTILEAILTNIDDHLLNMSEENWQTFIKQDVFTEVTYPLLERRLRAKEKLSPREETLIQKLSVDGYHAWGQLYDTVVGRMKITVEEDGKTEELSVGQADNKMSSGDRTLREQVSQKWEEAWANEADLCADALNHLAGFRLQVYGQRGWDNVLQEPLEINRMSQETLDAMWNTISENKPKFVEFLQRKAELLGVEKLSWHDVFAPLSKDVPEVSYDEASEIIINQFQQLTPQMAEFTKEAFQKRWIEAESRAGKRPGGFCTSFPLSNESRIFMTYAGTASNVSTLAHELGHAFHQHVMNDLPYLAQRYAMNVAETASTFAEMVVADATVKNAATKEEHLTLLEDKVSRSIAFFMNIHARFLFETRFYEERKQGLVSVSRLNELMEQAQKDAFNDSLGEYHPHFWASKLHFYITGVPFYNFPYTFGYLFSMGIYALAQKEGADFEQKYINLLRDTGRMRVEELAMKHLNVDLTKPEFWQGAVNLAAADVDEFLKLTKK; encoded by the coding sequence ATGACAGAAAAGCAAAAGCTTAGTCAAGTATGGGATTTAGATTCAATTTTTCCAGGTGGGAGTGACTCAACGGAGTTTCAAGCTTTTATAGATACACTTGAGAATGATCTTAAACAGTTGCATGATAATATTGGTGGGCAAGAGGCTTCAGTACAAGCGGTAACTTCATGGATATTAAATGTTCAAGAATTAGCGAAAAGCATTAGACAGGCAGGAGCATTCTTGAGCTGCCTGAATGCTCAAAATGTAAAAGATGCTAAGGCCAGACAACTTCTTGGAACTATAAGTCAAACAGGGACGATCCTAGAAGCGATTTTAACAAACATTGATGATCATTTATTAAATATGTCTGAGGAAAACTGGCAAACATTTATTAAGCAGGATGTATTTACAGAGGTTACCTATCCTCTATTAGAAAGACGTTTACGGGCGAAAGAAAAGCTTTCACCGAGAGAAGAAACATTAATTCAAAAGTTATCTGTTGATGGTTATCATGCTTGGGGACAGCTTTATGATACAGTCGTCGGTCGCATGAAAATTACTGTTGAGGAAGATGGAAAAACAGAGGAACTCTCTGTAGGGCAAGCTGATAATAAAATGAGTAGCGGTGACCGCACGTTACGTGAACAAGTCTCGCAAAAGTGGGAAGAGGCATGGGCTAATGAAGCAGATCTTTGTGCAGATGCACTTAACCATTTAGCTGGCTTTAGATTACAAGTTTATGGACAAAGAGGCTGGGATAATGTGCTTCAAGAGCCACTTGAAATTAATCGTATGTCACAAGAAACATTAGATGCAATGTGGAACACGATTAGTGAGAACAAACCAAAATTTGTTGAATTTTTACAACGAAAGGCAGAACTTTTAGGAGTTGAAAAGTTAAGCTGGCATGATGTGTTTGCTCCATTATCAAAAGATGTCCCAGAAGTAAGCTATGATGAAGCTTCTGAAATTATCATTAATCAGTTTCAACAGTTAACACCTCAAATGGCTGAGTTTACAAAAGAAGCCTTCCAAAAAAGATGGATTGAAGCAGAAAGTCGTGCAGGAAAAAGACCTGGAGGCTTCTGCACTAGCTTCCCTTTAAGTAATGAATCACGTATTTTCATGACATATGCAGGTACTGCATCGAACGTATCAACACTTGCACATGAGTTGGGTCATGCGTTCCATCAACATGTGATGAATGATCTACCATACCTAGCTCAGCGTTATGCTATGAACGTAGCTGAAACGGCATCTACATTTGCTGAAATGGTTGTTGCTGATGCGACTGTAAAAAATGCTGCTACTAAAGAAGAGCATTTAACATTATTAGAAGATAAAGTTAGCCGTAGCATTGCATTTTTTATGAATATTCATGCCCGCTTCTTGTTTGAAACGAGATTTTATGAAGAGCGTAAACAAGGTCTTGTAAGTGTTTCTCGCTTAAACGAACTTATGGAGCAGGCTCAGAAAGATGCATTTAACGATTCGTTAGGTGAGTATCATCCACACTTCTGGGCATCTAAACTACATTTTTATATTACAGGGGTTCCTTTTTATAACTTCCCTTATACGTTTGGTTACTTATTTAGTATGGGAATTTACGCACTTGCTCAAAAAGAAGGCGCAGATTTTGAGCAGAAGTATATTAATTTACTTCGTGACACAGGTAGAATGCGTGTTGAAGAATTAGCGATGAAGCATTTAAATGTTGACTTAACAAAACCAGAGTTTTGGCAAGGCGCTGTTAACCTAGCTGCTGCTGATGTGGATGAGTTTTTAAAGTTAACTAAAAAATAA
- a CDS encoding DUF2564 family protein — protein MSEPFSDIQQVEMAIKAAQRMVGQATMNMDEDQLKAATESLEQAKKQYADALAHATGVSDEFFEFSSELIERLDHQLTEAKD, from the coding sequence ATGTCTGAACCGTTTAGTGATATTCAACAAGTGGAAATGGCAATTAAAGCTGCACAGAGAATGGTAGGTCAAGCAACGATGAATATGGATGAAGATCAGTTAAAGGCTGCTACTGAATCCCTTGAACAAGCCAAGAAGCAATACGCTGATGCACTAGCCCATGCGACTGGTGTAAGTGATGAATTTTTTGAGTTTTCTTCAGAATTAATTGAAAGACTAGATCACCAACTAACCGAAGCAAAAGACTAA
- a CDS encoding ATP-dependent DNA helicase yields MQSFEKLPFTYDRKKSFMDQLGDWIGDVFYDILPEAGFEVRDEQIFMAFQLERAFAEKKVIFAEAGVGTGKTIAYLLYAICYARYIGKPAIIACADEALIEQLVKPEGDIAKLAKILNFNIDVRLAKAQDQYLCVQKLEKLRDDDEHEQVYEDVSMTIPAFVYNNAAMQEFHFYGDRKTYPDLNNETWKKLNWDAFQDCSVCEKRHRCGMTLTREHYRKASDLIICSQDFYMEHIWTEESRKRKGQLPFLPQASSIVFDEGHLLEFAAQKALAYHVRHDLLEEILERLLSNDVREEAAVLIDEIISHSMAMFHTIEKGTNHIKGSDRNELHISPQLISEIKEFKMLLAALEDALVFESEMYTIEDYQLKIVEEHLDMLQYSLSLLAEKKNVITWVTKAEGVTTLVIMPNLVEDVLQEKVFSKKLPIVFSSATLSTNGDFGYISGSLGIKESLSFTVESPFNYKEHMQVVISDKPEPIKLNAVLEVLKKTEGRSLLLFNNEDELETFKHITQTVQGFSPYKFLFEGDQELSSIVHRFQSEEKTSLCAIHLWEGLDIPGPSLSSVIIWSLPFPPNDPVFNGKRKNAHEPFLEVDLPYMLLRLRQGIGRLIRTSSDKGMIAIVDERLRTDAELLEQVKAVLPAEVEINSIL; encoded by the coding sequence ATGCAATCGTTTGAGAAGTTACCTTTTACATATGATCGGAAAAAGTCGTTTATGGACCAACTCGGAGATTGGATTGGGGATGTTTTCTACGACATTTTACCTGAAGCAGGGTTTGAAGTTCGTGATGAACAAATTTTTATGGCATTTCAACTTGAACGCGCATTTGCTGAAAAGAAAGTGATTTTTGCTGAGGCGGGTGTTGGGACTGGAAAAACGATTGCGTATCTCCTTTATGCTATTTGTTATGCAAGATATATTGGCAAGCCGGCAATTATTGCTTGCGCTGATGAAGCATTAATTGAGCAGCTCGTAAAGCCAGAAGGTGACATTGCTAAGTTAGCTAAAATTCTAAATTTTAATATTGATGTTCGGCTAGCAAAAGCTCAGGACCAATATTTATGTGTTCAAAAGCTAGAAAAATTAAGAGACGATGACGAACACGAACAAGTTTATGAAGATGTCTCAATGACAATCCCAGCTTTTGTTTATAATAACGCAGCTATGCAAGAATTTCACTTCTATGGTGATCGAAAAACGTATCCAGATCTTAATAATGAAACGTGGAAAAAATTGAATTGGGATGCTTTTCAAGATTGTTCTGTTTGCGAAAAACGCCATCGTTGCGGAATGACTTTAACGAGGGAGCACTACCGAAAAGCAAGTGATTTAATTATTTGCTCACAAGATTTTTATATGGAGCATATTTGGACAGAAGAATCTCGGAAACGAAAAGGCCAATTACCATTTTTGCCACAAGCTAGTAGTATTGTCTTTGACGAAGGGCATCTATTAGAGTTTGCTGCACAAAAAGCGTTAGCTTACCATGTTCGTCATGATCTTTTAGAAGAGATTTTAGAAAGGCTCTTATCAAACGATGTTCGTGAAGAAGCAGCAGTGCTTATTGATGAAATCATTTCCCATTCTATGGCGATGTTTCATACGATTGAAAAAGGAACGAACCATATAAAAGGTTCGGATCGAAATGAACTTCACATTTCACCGCAATTAATTTCTGAAATTAAAGAGTTTAAAATGCTTCTAGCAGCGTTGGAAGATGCTCTAGTTTTTGAAAGTGAAATGTATACGATTGAAGATTATCAATTAAAGATTGTTGAAGAGCATCTTGATATGCTTCAGTATTCACTGTCACTTTTGGCGGAGAAGAAGAATGTGATTACGTGGGTAACAAAGGCAGAGGGAGTTACTACACTTGTCATTATGCCTAACCTTGTAGAGGATGTACTACAGGAAAAAGTGTTCTCGAAAAAACTCCCAATCGTGTTTTCTTCAGCAACCTTATCAACAAATGGTGATTTTGGGTATATCTCAGGAAGCCTTGGCATTAAAGAATCTCTATCATTTACAGTTGAATCACCGTTTAATTACAAAGAACATATGCAAGTGGTGATTTCCGATAAGCCAGAGCCAATAAAGCTAAACGCAGTTCTTGAAGTGTTAAAAAAGACTGAGGGTCGATCGCTACTGCTATTTAATAATGAAGATGAGCTAGAAACATTTAAACATATTACACAAACAGTTCAAGGATTTTCACCATATAAATTTTTATTTGAAGGAGATCAAGAATTAAGTAGCATAGTTCATAGATTTCAAAGTGAAGAAAAAACGTCTTTATGTGCAATTCATTTATGGGAAGGCTTAGATATTCCAGGGCCGTCATTATCAAGTGTGATTATCTGGTCGCTTCCATTCCCACCAAACGATCCAGTTTTTAATGGAAAGCGAAAAAATGCTCATGAGCCGTTTCTAGAGGTTGATCTACCTTATATGCTGCTTAGATTAAGACAAGGTATTGGTAGACTAATTAGAACGAGTTCTGATAAAGGAATGATCGCCATTGTTGATGAACGGTTAAGGACAGACGCCGAGTTGTTAGAGCAAGTTAAGGCTGTTTTGCCAGCTGAAGTAGAAATTAATAGCATTTTATAG
- the moaA gene encoding GTP 3',8-cyclase MoaA, protein MEKKRLLDKLGRPLRDLRISVTDRCNFRCSYCMPAEIFDKDFMFLPKDDVLTFEEIKRLSTLFVKAAGIEKLRITGGEPLVRKDLTRLVRMLSEVEGIKDIAMTTNGALLAKHAKDLKAAGLHRVTISLDSLDDERFRKINGRNIGVAQIFEGIEAAKEAGLGVKLNMVVQRGMNEDDILPMVRHFKDTSIILRFIEFMDVGNTNGWNLDQVVSKKEIFERINKEIPIEPIKPNYEGEVATRFRFKDNGNEIGIISSVTDAFCSSCSRARLSADGKLVTCLFASKGHDLRDLMRSGASDEAMIDRMAEIWTGRHDRYSEERLSNTDKKQIRKIEMSHIGG, encoded by the coding sequence ATGGAAAAAAAGCGCTTACTTGACAAGTTAGGACGCCCACTTCGTGACTTAAGAATTTCCGTTACAGACCGTTGTAATTTCCGCTGTAGTTATTGTATGCCTGCGGAGATTTTTGATAAAGATTTTATGTTTTTACCGAAAGATGACGTGTTAACTTTTGAGGAAATCAAGAGGCTTAGTACTCTATTTGTGAAAGCTGCTGGAATTGAAAAATTACGTATTACTGGTGGGGAGCCGCTTGTTCGTAAAGATCTTACACGATTAGTTAGGATGTTGTCAGAAGTTGAAGGTATTAAAGATATAGCAATGACTACTAATGGAGCACTTTTAGCCAAGCATGCGAAAGATCTTAAGGCAGCAGGCTTACATCGAGTGACAATTAGTTTAGATAGCTTAGATGACGAGCGTTTTCGTAAAATCAATGGTCGTAACATTGGTGTAGCTCAAATTTTTGAAGGAATTGAAGCAGCGAAAGAAGCGGGACTTGGTGTTAAGCTAAATATGGTTGTACAACGTGGTATGAATGAAGATGATATTCTCCCAATGGTCCGCCACTTTAAAGACACTTCGATTATTTTGCGCTTTATTGAGTTCATGGATGTTGGTAACACAAACGGTTGGAATCTTGACCAAGTTGTCTCGAAAAAAGAAATCTTTGAGCGTATTAATAAAGAGATTCCAATTGAGCCGATTAAACCTAATTATGAAGGTGAAGTTGCAACAAGGTTTCGCTTTAAAGATAATGGGAATGAAATTGGAATTATTTCATCTGTAACAGATGCTTTTTGTTCTTCATGTTCTCGGGCAAGGCTTAGTGCAGATGGAAAGCTAGTGACCTGTCTTTTTGCTTCTAAAGGCCATGACTTAAGAGACTTAATGCGTTCTGGAGCTAGTGATGAAGCTATGATCGATCGGATGGCAGAAATTTGGACTGGTAGACACGATCGCTACTCAGAAGAGCGTTTGAGTAACACTGATAAAAAGCAAATTCGAAAAATTGAAATGTCCCATATTGGTGGATAA
- a CDS encoding MaoC family dehydratase: MSNEKKDVSLLKKSKAVKEIPYAQIQVGDTETFIRKVTNQDVLDFAYLTEDVNPIHIDDDFAKGTRFKERIAHGMLTASYISTLLGTILPGKNALYLSQNCKFVAPVRIGDTIKVVGEVINKRDDKKIITVQTNIYNQKDQLVVEGTAVVMKNERR; the protein is encoded by the coding sequence ATGTCTAATGAAAAAAAAGATGTTAGCTTACTTAAAAAGTCAAAAGCAGTTAAAGAGATCCCCTATGCCCAGATTCAGGTTGGCGATACCGAGACATTTATACGAAAGGTTACGAATCAAGATGTTCTAGACTTTGCGTACTTAACTGAAGACGTAAACCCTATTCATATTGACGATGACTTTGCAAAAGGCACTAGGTTTAAGGAAAGAATCGCTCATGGTATGTTAACTGCATCCTATATTTCAACCCTTCTTGGTACAATTTTACCTGGTAAAAATGCACTTTACCTTTCACAAAACTGCAAATTTGTAGCACCAGTAAGAATTGGCGATACAATCAAGGTAGTAGGAGAAGTTATTAATAAACGAGATGACAAAAAAATCATTACGGTACAGACGAATATTTATAACCAAAAAGATCAATTAGTCGTTGAGGGAACTGCAGTTGTAATGAAAAATGAGCGGCGTTAA
- a CDS encoding transposase, protein MKPTLIPHISYQNFVLDQLNTHYSGGILTLVRKDWTIISKLWITDLSFTTTWLHDLYSVKGPEPRDPASMLRSYLLCLLTSPTLSITEWVNQLHRVPLYTILSGFEPGDVPGVGTFYDFFRRLSGFEKANVKPFIKLKRKKKQKKKPKKGEKATPRNPGIIRKLVDRHLRHGSKQKQLPGDQLYAFFQSQFLEVSARLGLLGDPHSLGVVGDGTPVETASYPRSKPICDCSAQGLTNCTHPRRYSQPDIDSGWDSSRERYFNGYHLYMISTSDSRFDLPLYPRLHPASRHDSVSLVVSSIEFSQRYTLGTIDKILLDAAHDAEPIYELLDHHNVEPFIDLNVRTKKNFSTESDIQISPIGVPICPIGKEMKPNGFDISQNRQKWRCPLACGSKNTCSTPCSKAKYGRTFHTFKRDNLRLFTKTPRSSEKWKLIYKRRTSVERSNKREKVDYHLEAGRHRSTKMWYVRLYSIMMCQHIDAWYSSQKETLNIQEIIFTKSA, encoded by the coding sequence ATGAAACCTACGCTAATACCACATATCTCATATCAAAACTTCGTTTTAGACCAACTAAATACTCATTACTCAGGCGGTATACTGACTCTCGTACGAAAAGATTGGACTATTATCTCAAAGTTATGGATCACGGATCTTTCTTTTACTACTACTTGGCTTCATGATTTATATTCAGTTAAAGGTCCTGAGCCACGTGATCCTGCTTCCATGCTTCGCTCTTATCTTTTGTGTTTATTGACAAGTCCGACCCTGAGTATTACAGAATGGGTGAACCAACTCCATCGTGTTCCTCTTTACACGATCCTTAGCGGCTTTGAACCTGGGGATGTTCCAGGGGTCGGTACTTTTTATGACTTCTTCAGACGGCTATCAGGTTTTGAGAAGGCTAATGTAAAACCTTTTATTAAGCTCAAACGAAAAAAGAAGCAGAAGAAAAAACCGAAAAAGGGTGAAAAAGCAACTCCTAGAAACCCTGGTATTATTAGAAAATTAGTAGATCGTCATTTACGCCATGGTTCAAAACAAAAACAATTGCCGGGAGATCAATTATACGCGTTTTTTCAATCTCAATTTCTTGAGGTTTCAGCGAGATTGGGTTTGCTTGGAGATCCCCATTCCCTTGGTGTTGTTGGAGATGGGACACCTGTGGAAACAGCGAGTTACCCAAGAAGCAAACCTATTTGTGATTGTAGTGCCCAAGGACTAACGAATTGTACTCATCCTCGTCGATATTCTCAACCTGACATCGACTCAGGTTGGGATAGTTCAAGGGAGAGGTACTTCAACGGATATCATCTCTACATGATATCCACTAGCGATAGCCGATTCGACTTACCGCTATATCCACGGCTACATCCTGCTTCCCGGCATGATTCAGTCAGCCTAGTGGTTAGCTCAATTGAATTTTCGCAACGGTACACCTTGGGCACAATTGATAAAATCCTTCTCGATGCCGCACATGATGCAGAACCGATTTACGAATTACTGGACCATCATAATGTGGAACCGTTTATTGATCTTAATGTTCGAACAAAGAAAAACTTCAGTACGGAAAGTGATATTCAAATTTCTCCCATAGGCGTGCCTATTTGTCCAATCGGTAAGGAAATGAAACCCAACGGTTTTGACATATCTCAAAACCGCCAAAAGTGGCGTTGTCCACTAGCTTGCGGATCGAAAAATACATGTTCCACTCCGTGTTCTAAAGCGAAGTATGGCCGCACATTTCATACGTTTAAGCGAGATAATCTTCGTCTGTTCACTAAAACACCAAGATCTTCTGAAAAGTGGAAACTCATTTATAAACGAAGAACTTCAGTTGAACGTTCGAACAAAAGAGAAAAAGTCGATTATCACTTAGAAGCTGGGCGCCATCGCTCTACAAAAATGTGGTATGTCCGCCTATACTCAATCATGATGTGTCAACACATAGATGCTTGGTACAGTAGTCAGAAAGAGACTTTGAACATTCAGGAAATCATCTTTACTAAAAGCGCCTAG
- the phaQ gene encoding poly-beta-hydroxybutyrate-responsive repressor, with product MKDNSANNTEKNLGGSPKNLMIPFLLLSLRGGFSLHGYKLIQELSKFGFDSIDQGNVYRILRQLEKDNLVNSEWDTSSGGPAKRIYSLTDAGKDYLDLWSNSLEQYQMMLDSFFNMYSAFMMPPSVSRKKADDHNEKE from the coding sequence ATGAAAGACAACAGTGCTAACAATACAGAAAAAAACTTAGGTGGTTCACCGAAGAATTTAATGATCCCATTTTTACTGCTTAGCCTTCGAGGCGGATTTAGTCTTCATGGGTATAAATTAATTCAAGAGTTATCAAAATTTGGTTTCGATTCAATTGATCAGGGAAACGTGTATCGTATATTAAGGCAATTGGAAAAAGATAATCTTGTTAACTCCGAGTGGGATACTTCAAGTGGTGGTCCTGCAAAAAGAATTTATTCTTTAACTGATGCAGGAAAAGATTATTTAGATTTGTGGAGTAACTCACTAGAACAATATCAAATGATGTTAGACAGTTTTTTTAATATGTATTCTGCGTTTATGATGCCGCCTTCAGTTTCTAGAAAAAAAGCAGATGATCATAATGAAAAAGAGTAA
- a CDS encoding poly(R)-hydroxyalkanoic acid synthase subunit PhaE, giving the protein MSNQKTFDPFFLWKEYQKNTESYWGQVMDEKMKTEEFSEWLGKVVDFNMTYKQIADKSAKQYLEQMNIPSREDLANLSSLIVNLDTKVDDLEELVEQSLEVKSEMSPTVVKKEITTLKKEVKEISNKLDVIFEFLKENQAVKSNPTSNKTDIDK; this is encoded by the coding sequence ATGTCTAACCAAAAAACATTTGATCCATTCTTTCTTTGGAAAGAGTATCAGAAAAACACCGAATCCTATTGGGGACAAGTAATGGATGAGAAAATGAAAACGGAAGAATTCTCTGAGTGGCTTGGAAAAGTTGTCGATTTCAATATGACCTATAAGCAGATAGCAGATAAATCTGCTAAGCAGTACTTAGAGCAAATGAACATCCCTTCACGTGAGGATCTAGCAAATCTGTCGTCCTTAATTGTGAATTTAGACACAAAGGTTGATGATTTGGAAGAGCTTGTTGAACAAAGTCTAGAGGTTAAATCTGAAATGTCTCCTACAGTTGTCAAAAAAGAAATTACTACGTTAAAAAAAGAAGTCAAAGAGATTAGTAATAAACTAGACGTTATTTTTGAGTTTTTAAAAGAAAACCAAGCAGTGAAAAGTAACCCAACTTCTAATAAAACCGATATTGATAAGTAA
- a CDS encoding 3-oxoacyl-ACP reductase, producing MNTLQGKVAIVTGGGTGIGAAISKCLAENGVKVVINYNTSSLAAQGVVSSIIENGGEAIAVQADVSKSEDATKVIDAAIEKYGKLDILVNNAGITRDRSFKKLTEEDWRKVIDVNLNSVYNTTAPALNYLVNSDAGRIINISSIIGQTGAFGQANYSAAKAGMIGFTKSLALELAKTGVTVNAICPGFIETCMISEVPENIREQIQAKIPQKRFGHAEEIASGVLYLCKDGAYITGQQLNINGGLFM from the coding sequence ATGAATACTTTACAAGGAAAAGTGGCAATAGTCACTGGCGGTGGCACGGGAATTGGTGCTGCTATTTCAAAGTGTTTGGCTGAAAACGGAGTTAAAGTAGTAATAAACTATAACACTAGTAGCTTAGCCGCTCAAGGCGTGGTTTCTTCAATTATTGAAAATGGTGGAGAAGCAATTGCAGTTCAAGCAGACGTTTCTAAATCTGAAGACGCAACGAAAGTCATTGATGCAGCTATTGAAAAGTACGGTAAACTAGATATATTGGTTAATAATGCAGGAATAACTAGAGATCGCTCTTTTAAGAAGTTAACCGAGGAAGATTGGCGTAAAGTAATTGATGTGAACTTAAATAGTGTTTATAATACTACTGCCCCAGCCCTTAATTACCTTGTAAATTCAGATGCAGGTAGAATAATAAATATATCGTCAATCATCGGTCAAACAGGGGCCTTTGGGCAGGCGAACTATTCAGCTGCAAAAGCAGGAATGATTGGCTTCACAAAATCTTTAGCACTTGAGTTAGCGAAAACTGGTGTTACTGTAAATGCGATTTGCCCTGGATTTATTGAAACATGCATGATTTCAGAAGTTCCAGAAAATATTCGCGAACAAATCCAGGCAAAAATTCCACAAAAACGTTTTGGTCACGCAGAAGAAATCGCAAGTGGTGTACTATATTTATGTAAAGATGGTGCCTACATAACAGGACAGCAGTTAAATATTAATGGTGGTCTATTTATGTAA